CGTCTCCGGCGTGAGCGGGGCGTGCAGGGTGACGATGTCGCTCTCCCGCGCAAGGGTGTCGAGATCGACATACTCCACGCCGGCGCGCGCGGCCCATTCGGTGTTCGGAAAGGGATCGAACGCGAGGACCTTCATGCCGAAGCCCTTGAGGATGTCGCCGACGATGCGGCCCGTCTTGCCCGTGCCGATGAGGCCCGCGGTCTTGCCGTAGAGGTCGAATCCCACGAGTCCGCTCAGCGAGAAATTGAGCTCGCGCACGCGAACGAAGGCGCGGTGCGTCTTGCGATTGAGCGTGAGAAGAAGCGCGATCGTGTGCTCGGCCACCGCGTGTGGCGAATAGCTCGGCACGCGCGTGACGGCGATCCCCAGCTCCTTCGCCGCCTTCAGGTCGACATTGTTGAAACCGGCGCAGCGCAGCGCCACCATGCCCACGCCCGCCTTCGCGAGCTCCGTGAGCGTCTCGCGCCGGAGGTCGTCGTTCACGAACACGCACACGGCCTTCGCGCCAGCCGCGGTGAACGCAGTCTCCGGCTCGAGGCGGAATTCATTGAAGCGCAGCTTGAGCTCCTCCGCGCGGGCAGCCGTGCCGAGGTATTCCCGGTCGTAGGGCTTTGTGTCGTAGACGGCGACTTTCATCTCGGGTTCAGCGCTCATCCCCACACAAAAATCCGGTGCCACGACCAATCACAAGCCATTTTCCCGCCCAGGTCGGCCGGGCAGTGGCGTGCAAAGCTACTGATCCGCGAGCGCGATCAGTTTAATACAACCATCCTGCAAGCGAAACGCGATAACCTCGCATGGATAAAGTCGTTGTGAGTCCAGTCCTCTTGGAAAAGTCGGTTCGAAAAGGAGCCTCGAAGAGTGCGAAAGAAACGCTCCCTTCGCCGCCGGAAGTGGTGCGGCCGCACGAGAT
The genomic region above belongs to Chthoniobacterales bacterium and contains:
- a CDS encoding 2-hydroxyacid dehydrogenase, which gives rise to MSAEPEMKVAVYDTKPYDREYLGTAARAEELKLRFNEFRLEPETAFTAAGAKAVCVFVNDDLRRETLTELAKAGVGMVALRCAGFNNVDLKAAKELGIAVTRVPSYSPHAVAEHTIALLLTLNRKTHRAFVRVRELNFSLSGLVGFDLYGKTAGLIGTGKTGRIVGDILKGFGMKVLAFDPFPNTEWAARAGVEYVDLDTLARESDIVTLHAPLTPETDHIINEQFLARMKHGAMLVNVSRGRLVHTTALIASLKSGHLGGVALDVYEEEEGVFFEDLSGLVLEDDELARLLTFPNVLITAHQAFLTREALNEISRVTVENLVRFAEGKDFLESTAL